Proteins from a single region of Pseudodesulfovibrio portus:
- a CDS encoding response regulator — MSEKVLLIDDEEEFLNALSERMEIRGMDVKTAATADSAVAALDNNEYDAIVLDLQMPDMNGIEMLKAIKVRHPDMQVILLTGHATVEAGIQAMKLGAMDFMEKPADIESLTEKIKKAQAKKMVIVEKKTASKVSDILSHKGW; from the coding sequence ATGTCCGAGAAAGTACTGCTTATTGATGATGAAGAGGAATTCCTGAACGCCCTGTCCGAACGGATGGAAATCCGCGGCATGGACGTGAAGACTGCCGCCACCGCCGATTCGGCCGTGGCCGCGCTGGACAACAACGAATACGACGCCATCGTCCTCGACCTTCAGATGCCCGACATGAACGGCATCGAGATGCTCAAGGCGATCAAGGTCCGGCACCCGGACATGCAGGTCATCCTGCTGACCGGCCACGCCACCGTGGAGGCAGGCATCCAGGCCATGAAGCTGGGCGCCATGGACTTCATGGAGAAGCCCGCCGACATCGAGTCCCTGACCGAGAAGATCAAGAAGGCCCAGGCCAAGAAGATGGTCATCGTGGAAAAGAAGACGGCCAGCAAGGTCAGCGACATCCTCTCCCACAAGGGGTGGTAG
- a CDS encoding sensor histidine kinase produces MSQATVPAREGLKFFGRVSASVSHEIKNVFAVINEAAGLIEDFTLMAERGMPLKPERLKSAANAIQGQIRRGDTIVKNMNAFAHSTDEDVREVNLAELLGLTVALANRLADMKQIRLTAGDCEPVSLAADSFDLMLLLHSSIAAALDALSAGDTLAVGVKPENGGASFSLSSPGKDAPLANDEAFAQFARSMGADVGVDEDNRASVLRIQPTARPE; encoded by the coding sequence ATGAGCCAGGCTACCGTTCCTGCCCGCGAAGGGTTGAAATTTTTCGGGCGCGTCAGCGCTTCGGTGTCCCACGAAATCAAGAACGTCTTCGCCGTCATCAACGAGGCGGCGGGGTTGATCGAGGATTTCACGCTCATGGCCGAGCGCGGCATGCCCCTCAAACCGGAGAGGCTCAAGTCCGCCGCCAACGCCATTCAGGGCCAGATTCGACGCGGCGACACCATTGTCAAGAACATGAACGCCTTTGCCCACTCCACGGACGAGGACGTCCGCGAGGTGAACCTCGCGGAACTGCTCGGCCTGACCGTGGCCCTGGCCAATCGCCTTGCCGACATGAAACAGATCAGGCTGACCGCCGGCGACTGTGAGCCGGTGTCCCTTGCGGCCGATTCCTTTGATCTGATGTTGCTGCTGCACTCCTCCATCGCGGCGGCCCTTGATGCCCTGTCGGCGGGAGATACTCTGGCCGTGGGCGTGAAACCCGAAAACGGCGGCGCATCGTTCTCCCTTTCCTCTCCCGGAAAGGATGCGCCACTTGCGAATGATGAGGCCTTCGCCCAGTTCGCCCGGTCCATGGGGGCCGACGTGGGCGTGGACGAGGACAACAGGGCAAGCGTGCTGCGCATCCAGCCGACCGCCAGGCCCGAGTAA
- a CDS encoding response regulator: protein MRVLLVDDEVELVSAMAERLGYRGLDADWTDNGEDAIRMAAETEYAVAVLDMKMPRMGGLELREKLAFHHPGMRFIFLSGHGSESDFKAGCAAGCSYLIKPIQLEDLVDMIREVVGEELS from the coding sequence ATGAGAGTACTGCTGGTTGACGACGAAGTGGAACTGGTCTCCGCCATGGCCGAGCGGCTCGGTTACCGCGGCCTGGACGCCGACTGGACCGACAACGGCGAGGACGCCATCAGAATGGCCGCCGAGACGGAATACGCGGTTGCGGTCCTCGACATGAAGATGCCCAGGATGGGCGGCCTGGAACTGCGGGAGAAGCTGGCGTTTCACCACCCCGGCATGCGCTTCATCTTTCTTTCCGGGCACGGCTCCGAGTCGGACTTCAAGGCCGGGTGCGCCGCCGGGTGCAGTTATCTCATCAAACCCATCCAGCTCGAGGACCTCGTGGACATGATCCGGGAAGTCGTCGGGGAGGAGTTGTCATGA
- a CDS encoding sensor histidine kinase: MSIFDKIKPQFLETDSGTGPAKNLFDYRRIWRKAVAVLALVALVPLCVLAFIDYNVTRHSLESETLLRTARTTSNARRTVAYFLEERTKALDFLAEHQGIDKLRDCDNLAKVLESLKSSFGGFVDIGIIDSRGRQVAYIGPHDLLGVDYSTQDWFENTMSQGTSISNVFLGFRDTPHLVVARKVYDAKTDKVYILRATLDTGQFNAMLTSLDLSGGGDAFLVNKEGVIQTPSKTHGELLKKVDLVDIPEFSEKTSVRQVRTTDGTEFTVGYAYVLGTPFIVMVVKETAAMLEPLKAIRMELLWMLSLCVAAILIVITWVATYMVNKIYIADQTRARTLHRMEHTNRMASIGRLAAGVAHEINNPLAIINEKAGLISDLFIYRKEYAHDERLLANINSILDSVSRCGRITKRLLSFARHIDVEMASIVFKDLADEVVDFLRKEAEYRSISITMDIPDDLPEFVSDRGKLQQIFLNLINNAFQAMNDGGSLYIAARAITEDRLIFSVQDDGCGIPEADIKRIFDPFFSTKKKTGGTGLGLSITYGLVQELGGTMAVESEVGKGTVFTITMPLKGARKA, from the coding sequence ATGTCGATATTCGATAAGATCAAACCGCAGTTTCTGGAAACCGATTCCGGAACCGGACCCGCCAAGAACCTGTTCGACTACAGGCGAATCTGGCGCAAGGCCGTCGCAGTACTTGCGCTGGTGGCCCTGGTCCCGCTGTGCGTGCTGGCCTTCATCGACTACAATGTCACCCGGCACTCCCTGGAGTCCGAGACCCTCCTGCGCACGGCCAGGACCACTTCCAACGCCCGGCGGACCGTGGCCTATTTCCTCGAGGAGCGGACCAAGGCCCTGGACTTCCTGGCCGAGCACCAGGGCATCGACAAGCTGCGGGACTGCGACAACCTCGCCAAGGTCCTGGAGTCGCTCAAGTCCAGCTTCGGCGGGTTCGTGGACATCGGCATCATCGACAGCCGGGGCAGGCAGGTGGCCTACATAGGCCCCCACGATCTGCTCGGCGTGGATTACTCCACCCAGGACTGGTTCGAGAACACCATGTCCCAGGGCACCTCCATCAGCAACGTCTTCCTGGGCTTCCGGGACACGCCGCATCTGGTGGTGGCCCGCAAGGTGTATGACGCCAAGACCGACAAGGTCTACATCCTCAGGGCGACCCTGGACACCGGCCAGTTCAACGCCATGCTGACTTCCCTGGATCTGTCGGGCGGCGGCGACGCATTCCTCGTGAACAAGGAAGGCGTCATCCAGACGCCGTCCAAGACCCACGGCGAGCTGCTCAAGAAAGTGGACCTGGTGGACATCCCCGAGTTCTCCGAGAAGACGAGCGTCCGGCAGGTCCGGACTACGGACGGTACGGAATTCACCGTGGGGTATGCCTATGTGCTGGGCACCCCGTTCATCGTCATGGTGGTCAAGGAAACGGCGGCGATGCTGGAGCCGCTCAAGGCCATCCGCATGGAACTGTTGTGGATGCTCTCCCTGTGCGTTGCGGCCATCCTGATCGTCATCACCTGGGTGGCCACCTACATGGTCAACAAGATCTACATCGCGGACCAGACCAGGGCGCGCACCCTGCATCGCATGGAACACACCAACCGCATGGCCTCCATCGGCAGGCTGGCGGCGGGCGTGGCCCACGAGATCAACAACCCGCTGGCCATCATCAACGAGAAGGCCGGGTTGATCAGCGACCTGTTCATCTACCGCAAGGAGTACGCCCACGACGAGCGGCTTCTGGCCAATATCAATTCCATCCTCGACTCGGTTTCGCGTTGCGGCCGGATCACCAAGCGGCTTTTGAGCTTCGCCCGCCACATCGACGTGGAGATGGCCTCCATCGTGTTCAAGGACCTGGCCGACGAGGTCGTGGACTTCCTGCGCAAGGAGGCCGAGTACCGGTCCATCTCCATCACCATGGACATCCCGGACGACCTGCCGGAATTCGTGTCCGACCGGGGCAAGCTGCAGCAGATTTTCCTCAACCTGATCAACAACGCCTTCCAGGCCATGAACGACGGCGGCAGCCTGTACATCGCCGCCCGGGCCATCACCGAGGACCGATTGATCTTCTCGGTGCAGGATGACGGCTGCGGCATCCCGGAAGCGGACATCAAGCGCATTTTCGATCCCTTCTTCTCGACCAAGAAGAAGACCGGCGGCACCGGGCTCGGCCTGTCCATCACCTATGGTCTGGTCCAGGAGCTGGGCGGCACCATGGCCGTCGAGAGCGAGGTCGGGAAGGGAACGGTTTTCACGATAACCATGCCCCTCAAAGGGGCCAGGAAGGCATAG
- a CDS encoding response regulator, with protein MSVITVFNGLFSEAGVVVKRVLDSTGYRLVTDQEIVADAARLSGMAEEKIARAFQAKTSVFNSFSHEKERAIAWLRLAMANKLMDQDDLLFSGFASQLPASEIDHILKVCLISGMKERLAAAEAAEGYAEKHALKLLHKDDEDRAAWTEYLKGSKDPWARELYDLIVPVGKTGVDKAADLIVEQLSNPAVKVTDASRARVADFALAAKVETVLAAEGHSILVSAKSGTVTLTINKHVLLLERLERELTEIVSGLEGVQKVETGVGKGYHQTDIYRKVDFEVPSKVLLVDDEREFAETLSERLMMRDMGSAVVYDGESALNLVREDEPEVMVLDLKMPGIDGIEVLRRVKAEHPNIEVVILTGHGSEKDREVCMELGAFAYLHKPVDIELLSQTLKAANEKIRAGK; from the coding sequence ATGTCCGTAATTACCGTATTCAATGGCCTGTTCTCCGAGGCAGGCGTCGTCGTCAAGCGCGTTCTCGATTCCACCGGCTATCGCCTAGTCACGGACCAGGAGATCGTTGCCGACGCGGCCAGGCTCTCCGGCATGGCCGAGGAAAAGATCGCCCGGGCCTTTCAGGCCAAGACATCCGTGTTCAATTCATTCAGCCATGAAAAGGAGCGGGCCATCGCCTGGCTCCGTCTGGCCATGGCCAACAAGCTCATGGACCAGGACGACCTCCTGTTCTCCGGCTTCGCCTCCCAGCTGCCGGCCTCGGAGATCGATCACATCCTCAAGGTCTGCCTCATCTCCGGCATGAAGGAGCGGCTGGCCGCTGCCGAAGCTGCCGAGGGATACGCCGAAAAGCATGCCCTCAAGCTCCTGCACAAGGACGACGAGGACCGCGCGGCCTGGACCGAATACCTCAAGGGCTCCAAGGACCCCTGGGCCCGCGAGCTCTACGACCTGATCGTGCCCGTGGGCAAAACCGGCGTGGACAAGGCCGCCGACCTCATCGTCGAGCAGCTGTCCAACCCCGCCGTCAAGGTGACCGACGCATCCCGCGCCAGGGTCGCCGACTTCGCCCTGGCCGCCAAGGTCGAGACCGTGCTGGCCGCCGAAGGGCACAGCATCCTGGTTTCCGCCAAGTCCGGTACCGTCACCCTGACCATCAACAAGCACGTCCTCCTGCTGGAAAGGCTGGAGCGCGAGCTGACCGAGATCGTGTCCGGTCTGGAAGGCGTCCAGAAGGTCGAGACCGGAGTGGGCAAGGGGTATCACCAGACCGACATCTACCGGAAGGTGGATTTCGAGGTCCCGTCCAAGGTCCTGCTGGTGGATGACGAGCGCGAGTTCGCCGAGACCCTGTCCGAGCGCCTCATGATGCGTGACATGGGTTCCGCCGTGGTCTACGATGGCGAGTCCGCCCTGAACCTGGTGCGCGAGGACGAACCCGAAGTCATGGTTCTGGACCTCAAGATGCCCGGCATCGACGGCATCGAGGTGCTGCGCCGGGTCAAGGCGGAGCATCCGAACATCGAGGTCGTGATCCTGACCGGCCACGGCTCGGAAAAGGACCGCGAGGTGTGCATGGAACTGGGCGCCTTCGCCTACCTGCACAAGCCGGTGGACATCGAACTCCTGAGTCAGACCCTCAAGGCCGCCAACGAAAAGATCAGGGCCGGCAAGTAG